The DNA sequence ATCAATGAAGCACTCCGACAACCAAAATATCTACCAAAGAAAGACCAACAAAAACGTTAGCGAATGTGAAAACCTCTCTAATATGCTGTTACATATCAAACCAACGAGAGTAAATTGCATCTTTCAACGTGTTTCTTCcactcatttttttcttaggtAAGCAGGCTTTATAAACATGCGTCTATTGGGCTGAATGTGAACTGGGCGCTTGTCAAAGTTTTTCTGGTGGAAGGATTTGATGTAAGTAAACGTgaaaatgacgtcaaaaaGTGCTATCAAGATGCAAAAATAATCGTGTTGCTCGAGCGGAACGTGTTTTTGTGAGCGCGTGCAAAATAAAACtatttgattggctaaatgTTTGTGCCTGTTATTGTTCGTTTCGTGTCAGAAATTCCCTCAAAAATGAGCCCTTTAACAGAGTATCATAAttaatggcatttttttttctcttcggGTTTTGGATCCGGTGAGACTCCAGCCTGTCGCATCAAAATCCAACATTCTTTCAATTGAGTCAAATTGTAACGCagttttccttgtttatttCCAGCCCCTTTTAGACATTGCAACAAATCACATCAGAGGAGCCGGACAGTTTCTGGACAAATTCCAACAATGGAGCTCAGAACAAAACACCCCACAGGGAACAAAAGGTCATTTCGATGTAGCTGCTTTACTAACAAGGTAGGAAACGGTCAGCAAAATTCGTCTCAGAAACAAGATGACATGATAACAATAGCATTACCGCAGAcgaattttgttttgcaatatttCCGTCATAACCGTTACCTCACTGTCTTCTAAGATATCCTCCAAGAAATGAACACTGAGAAATGAAATCGTACAATCACCTATATCTGAGATTTTGAGCCGGATGAGCTTTGAAACTTTAGAGGAATTCTTTATTCTAATTTTACAAGCAACATATGTTATGTGTTCTCAGTACACTTGTATATTTCTCTGATTTTTATAGGAGAATATGCGGTCTTGAGCACTGTGATCTGGATGgttagtttttatttcactGTCATATAAAGTAGTCAGTTAAAACCATTTATTAtatagatactgatgaaataccAGGATTTCTCCTTTTTCTAAAAAATCGTATCTTCACCGCGCGCAGTGaagatactatttttatctttcaagTGTGAGGATATTGGTGTGGCCATGGTTACCAACATAATTACCCAATTACAATAGAGCTTCTCGCTCAGGCGCGCGGTcggttgatttgaaatttcattcacaaaGTGGCCTCGAGGTGCAAAGACGGTAGAGTTAtagaatttttctcttctttattagaattttgactttttcgaacagaaaatgtaaatattagtttctttatttctcctttATAACTTTATATCCGAGTTTCATAACATTTCTGTGACAGGCATTTTGCAATAGATGACCATTTTTCGCTGTGAGTGTCtcgaaaatgaataaaaaaagttgtatttatgtggaaatttcatcagtatctataTAATCAACAGAACATTACATGGCCGCTTgggatacgaattttatcttctcgtgctGAAAGTATCTCTCACTCGTtggctgcgctcactcgtgagagaTACTCTCAGCACTCGAAGACAAAATTCGTATCCCCGCggccatgtaatatcctctatttatCTTAACTTGATATGTATGACGTCGACACTTGTGACAGCGTCAATGATGACGGTCTCTAGAATGTTGATGATTAAATTAATGTTTATTATGAAGACGTCCATGACGTAGGTATGGTCATTtcaatgacgatgatgacaaCCTATCTTTATCTGTATGCAAAACGTTATTCATCCCCTGATCTCTAATTGGGAATAATGATTTCTTTCTGCAGGTCTTGCAGTGTTAAATTCTCCATGCAGTGACTCGGGAGTCAGTATAAACGAAGCACGTGGGCTAGCCGCCGCTTTTACCGTCGCACATGAAATGGCCCATAAGTAAGTAGGAGCTTTGAACTTCTGAGTTTTGGTTTGATTGCACATTGCCAGAGGTGTTAAAGTACGGCTAAAgcgtaaaataaaattaaaaatttggacttatcaaacgagttgataaaggctgaattgccaccgtgaaaggtttaaaAGCTGACGCTCGAAACCCTTCACAGTgtcaattcaacctttatcaactcgtttgataagaccaaatttttgtcttcaCTCTCCACCCGatcgacgcagcaccacagtttctttggaaactagaaatccatttaaggtggctccctatagTTTTTTGACCGCGCGCGAACTGGTTTCGAAATCCCGCGATGGctcaaactttaaaaaatctacGCGTAAGTCGCGCGCAACATCAACCACCGCGAGTAACTCGCACTGGTCGAATTTTAGCAACCATCGTTGCTCATTTCCAATGTGTTAGCCATCCATAGGGTAAGTTTTCCTTCTTAAAATTTGTCTCCGAATGTGTGtcctaatatttccaaaaatagcttttaggtaggacataagagctcaaaacaatttaccgtgttgtcagaatttcaaacaagcGGGTGGCGCAAGCGGACCTCTGATACGCATGCGCGCGTGGTCGTCTCGAAattgtatgacgtcacaaagatgcaaaagaaggaaacatgagctcacttttctcatgtttccttcggtaaaattttgtgaaagtttGTATAGTTCATGATATAGATGCCTTCTtcacaatataattttttgaaaaaattttatttaaggttttctcttttttaatcaaaaataggaaattgtaagatttttaagaatcctttcgataaatttttcatttttttaagttaaattattgtccGAAATCCTTTTCACAAGactgccaagtttcaagaTGTTTTACCGAGGCTAACTccagaaaaggaagcaaataggtggaaaatagccaaaaaatgGCAATCTTTGAGattgtttgttgccatggcaacagtctaCAACATACTCatattatttaaaaagaaatcccAGGTGTGTTGCTAATCTTCACTGTGAATACCAGGAGCTTAAACCCAAAGGTGAAACCAATAGctcatttttagttcttcatcctCCTTCAGGTGTACATACTGTTAAAACTAttgggagccaccttaaagcGTAGAATGCTAGGAGCCTCTCATTATCCCGAAAGATAAGAGCGGACGAAATACAGCGACACGCACGCACGAGACTCGAAGAACATGCGACACAAAGGGAGCATCGGAAATCTTAATTCTAATTTCGGTGCTGCGTGTTGTCGCACGTCATTCGTATATCGCGCCACGCGTGTGTTTTACCTGTTCTCTTATTTTTCGCTAAATTAGAGACTTAAGTGCCTCGTACTCTTAATCGCTTGTTAAAGTCACACTGTTTCTAAACAACAGCCTTGGGGTGGGTCATGACAATGGACAGGATTGTGCGCAAGGCTACATAATGAACAGGATACAGTCATCAGGTCCTAACGCCTTTCGATGGTCTCCGTGTAGCAGACAAAGAATGCAACAAATATTCACGTATGTTTTATGATAATGAGTTTTCGCTTCGTTTAAAGACATTATAAAAGTCATTATTCCGATTCTTTGAACAAATCATTAAAGCAAATTCATAAATATCTCCACGGTTGTATGATGATGAGATGAGTGCTGTTTAAGTTTGTCTTTCGACTCAGTTAGTATCTTTCCCTAACTTTCGAGAATAATTGCTtaaatgatttattttttgttgttgctcaACAGTTTTattgatttgtttatttatttaaccaGTAAACAAATCAGTTTTTCCCTTCGAGTTCTTCgtttttatatatttattagtCATTTTAATTTAGCGATAACATAGGTTGTTCAGTTCTTACATTACTCGATTTAAGGCAGCCTTTACATAAATAAGCTGCTGGCTTGAATATTGGGGACAAACAAGTAAACACAAAGTAAGAAATTGATTTTTCTCATGCAGGGCAAATCCGTGCTTTCACAACAAACCGCCTTTACAAAGAAAGATGCTTCCTATACCACCGGGTTATACAAAGAACAGGGACAAACAATGCGAGATGGCTCATGGACCAGAATACAGAGTGTGCACCATTCCCTCTCTTCTTGTAAGTATTCTTACTGATAAGTACAACAGTGTGTTGTGTGTAGGAAGATATTGAGCACAAGGCTCGACTATGGTGCGATgtgtgatgatgatgatgataactttatttaaacacgatgAAGTATTCAGCAGAGCTGGTGGGGTCATGtattaagaaataaaaaataaataaacaaaatagaacaatgacaataataataataatgataatacataaagataaataataaaattgagTTATAAACCTAGAAACATGCTAGGTACATTAaaactgtaaatttaaaatcctaaaaatatatataatcaTCGTCTTTATGCTTAATTACAGCGGCAATTGAGTCgaagtttatttttctaaTGTCAAATGTTGATAGCAGACGCTTAAATTGGTTTTAAGTTACTTGCCGCTGAGTCTTTGCTGGATAGGCTATTCCAAGCTGTTGCTCCTCTATATTTGATGGAGTTCCTCATAAAATTTGTCTCTGGGCTTGGGAGAACAATTTCCCCGTTCCTTCTACTGTCGCGGCTTGAGTTTCTCTGGACAAATAGGTCCTTGAACTCTGTGGCGTAGCATCCTTTTATGTATTTGAAGGTGAATTGCACTAGTCGTACCTTATATATTCTTTCAAGACTATCCCATCGTGTTTGCGTTAAAACGTCTGCAGTACTGGTGTCCCATGATAGTCCATACACGATATGTCCGGCTCTAGCGCGTAGTTTTTCTAGATTGCTGAAGTATGTCTTATAGCACGATCCCCAAACAACTGGGCCGTACGTGACCGATGGCAATATAACTTTACATAAAAGTCTTCCAATTGCTTTCGGGGGAGGAACTGCATGCGTCGAAGTAGACATCTGTAACATGATCTGACCTGATCTGCGATATCTGTAACATGATCTGACCAGGTCATCTTATTGTCGACTTGCACTCCTAGAAGGAAGTAGTTCTCAGTGATGTTGTCCAATTTATAGTGTTGTTTCCAAGACGTGTGTGGTATATTGTAACCAATCGCATCGTGAAAAGCCAATTAAGTCAATGAAGTACACTCATCGTTAAGTGAATCTCACATTAGGTAAGCTGTGGATTGCTTTACTGTGCTACTAAAGCTGGCGGAAGCTGCTTCGCTCACGGAGCACCGGTTGCGGAGGGAACTGTATGCGGTCATAGAAAGGTAAACTAAGGAGATGACAAGAAATGGACTAGAAACATTTTGCTGATAGACTGACACACTGACTGACTTGTTGGAAAACGGATTGATTGATCGATcggttgattgattgattcaaTGATAGCTCAATAAATCGATTGGCTGAATGTCAATTGATCGATAAGTTTCTTGTTAATTGCTTGGTCAGTTGGCTGATCAATGAAGTAAATGCGTGACTGAAGCAATCAATGACAACGTACTGTGTGACGCAAGAGCCTAGGCGAGAACATTTCTTCGCGGTCATAATGGCCATTAAATGTTTAGTTCtgttacattaaatttttggtGGTATAAAGACAATAGCAAGTACAATACGGAACCTCCATTGAATTCTACCCCGgctccattttgaaatattgcatTCGTATTCAAGTGGTGCATTGCTGGTGAATGCTCTGATGTCGGCTCCAACCTGCCGCCACCCCAGGATGGAATGTGGGGTCCCTGGAGTAACTACAGCGCATGCTCAAGAACCTGTGGTGGGGGAATCAGATACAGAAGTCGAAAGTGTAACAATCCTGAGTGAGTTTTTCAAGTAATTTAGCTTTTTGGTTTGCTTTTAGGATAAACTTTATCATAtcgttatattttttttgttgcattcaTGTCAGGTTACCTTGAAGTTCTGGTGTGTGGTGCCACTTTCCGCATGATATCATACCGTGTCGTCATGCTATGACATAAGGCGTCATGTCACCCAATGACATGGCGTAACATGATAGGCTATACAATTGATGCCAAATTACGCTTTAACATTTCGTGACATCAGGCTGACATGTCATGTCATGTCACGCGATTATGTCATAACGTAGTGAGCTTCCTCTTTTTTTGACACATCACGCGGCATCTCAAGTCGTTTTAATCCTACGTCGTGCACGTCAAGTTACCGAGGTCGTGTCACTTACTTTAGCGTCGACTTACACCACGTTACGTTCATTTCAATTAATTTCAAAACGTTACGCTTTTTTgagttttgttattgttttgtcgTTTTCCAGGCTAAAATACTTTGGAAAGGACTGTGTGGGATCCAGCAGAGGACATTATGCAATGTGCAATACAAAGGTGCGACTCGCTGGTGTATTTTCTCTCGCTGCCATTCCATTGTTTCTCTTAACAACAATCTCATACCcaaggaattttctttcaggattGTGCTACGGGGAACTTTCGTCAAGAGCAGTGTGAAGAACATAACACGGTTTCCAAAAAATATAAGGCTCATCAAGGGAAAGGTGAGTTTAAGgaaagtaaaaaaggattATTTTGTGAAGAAGCTGTGGTGCCGGGTCGATGGGGAGATGAATGAAGAGAATTAAATTCTGGTATCAAACGAGCTCATAAGAGTGAATTTTCCATCATAAGAAAATGAGGATGCTGACGCTCTCTTATGCCTAAACGCTCTGACGAAAgaaggactaacgctcgaaacgacagcttgtatttttttttttctatggcGGTAATTTGACATTTAGTCAACTTGTTTCGTACCAGATTTTCGTCTGGCGAAGTGTAACTTTGCTAATTCAGCAATCCTTTTAGCACAGTTTCCTTGTCTATATGCTGCGATTATTACATCCACTTAACAATGTCGACAAATTGAAGTTATGCCTTAGCAGGCTATCGGAATTTCGATTTGAAACGAAACGCGGCATTCTTGGTTAAGGTTCACCTCCTTCACGTAGCAATCTCATTTTTCCGAGTTACATCATCAGGAAAAGAAGAACTCGCGGACAAGAATGAGTTAATTGACTGCATGATCAGGCCGTTCATAACTCATATATCGCTTAAAATCTCGTAAATCTCATTGTAAGGTTTTGATAAATGCAAGCTGGCCTGTGTTAGTGGCTGGAACGGATATTTCTTTGGTAATGTAAAAGACAGCACAAGATGTGGACAAGGGCCTTTCGTTTATGATGTCTGCGTTGAAGGAAAATGCAACGTAAGtattacagataaatattattgCTCAAATTTTAATGAGTAATGAACTCCAGAAGTGGTTGTTCCCTATTGAAGGCATTCGCTTTTCACTTTTTGGGACGAACATTTATGAGACCCAACACGCGATATTTTGCTTAGTGACCTAGCCGATGAACACAATCGAGGCTATCGGTGATCATGTTAACACATTTTGCTTTCGTTTTCATCTTATAGAAAGTTGGTTGCGATTGGCAATTTGGCTCCGAAAAGGTTTATGATCGATGCTTACTCTGTGGAGGGAATGGTAGTTTGTGTGCGTTGACTGAAGCTACTTACACAAAGAACTATCGTGTGTATGGTAAGAAAATCGAAGGAAAGACTTATGAGTGAACGCCACAAGTATTGCTAATTTTTGCATTCTacgaaatttctttttctatgaAGGTGTGCGTTTTCAAAACGTCCTTAGATTTTatcagttgttgaaaaaataaataactaatGCTTCAGTTCAGGTTCAAAGCCCATTCTGCCGAGCGCAAAACCAAAGTTAATTGAAGACAGAAAATCTATTATCCAGCGCCCAAACCACATAGCCCTCAGTGGTTTTCATTGACAATAAAAGCAGCAATATCCAAGCTGCTGAGGCCTGCTAGTATTGTattttcgatttcttttgccAGGACCAGATAACGGAGATACCATGGTAATAATTCCCAAAGGAGCAACCAACATCGAGATTCGCGAGAAGGCAAACACAAGAAATTACCTGAGTAAGCAGTGTTTAAAATTGCTCGAGTGTAATTATCATTGAACAGAGGAAAGAGATTTATTCATCAGCGTATAGAGTCGCAATACAGAGAATTGAGAGTATATCGAGGATTGCACGAGGTGTCCCCTCACTAACTTCTCCATCACCTTGGCGAGAAATACGGTTAACAGAGGTCATTACGTGTTCTCCTTACTCTACCaatcaaagagaaaaacacGGTTACCCTTGGTCTAATCAATCTAACctaataataatcaaaaacTAACACAAACGAAAACCCTAAAGAAGTTGGTCTAAGCTTTGAATTAACAGGGCACTTTGTGACGTTTATCATCTAAATTCATGCACTTATGGACATAAGTGTAAGAATTATGGCGGTTCTCAAAATAATCGGCACGATTTGGACAAATTTGGTTGACGAAAGGGGCCGAAACACCACGAAAATCAAACGAAAAACTATTACAACACAGTTTAATCGATATGGCGGCGTTTCTCGGGCACCTGATTTTCTCATCTCTGCCACGACTACACCCTGTGTCCCAAAACAACTCATTTAAACAGTGAGATGACCGTCTGTGCTTGTCAAGCCCACAGAAAAGGGTTTATATTTATTGCCTTTCTTTGATACTTTCCCACTGCTCCTGTTTTACCCTCTCCGATTATAATTCACTGtttcaaaaaatgattttctgGATCTGCTCTTCTCACTAGCTGTTGTGTCAAACCAAACTGGCCAATATTACGTTCGTGTAACTGCCAGCTCAGGTACATACTATGGTGCAGGAACCACAATATCTTACTCCCAGGGACGACCCGGTGATCCTGAGAAGATCTCCATCCGAGGACCAACTAACGAAGCTCTGCAGGCCAAGGTAAAAACGCCATTAGACcgagcaatttttttcacgaaactaAACAATTCTATCTGGACAGACCTCTCAGCAAAAAACTAAGATTTGTGACagtatgtttaaaaaaattacgaCAACATCATACTTAAGAGCACATTTGTAACACTGATGTTATAGTTTTCGTAGTCTTGGGTGAAGTTCCCAGAAACCGGTAAATAGCTTGAATTAATTTCTGTCTTGTGGTCTCATTTACTCAGTCTCCCTTACAACTAATCCAGTACTAGTCAGGCCGATCACATATTGGCATGAATCGATTTCGAAGAGGCGGAAAACCGGTGTAACCGAAGAAAGACTCTCAGCCAGCTTGAATTCAGCTTAAAACCACAAAGAATCGTTGCATTGCAAAAACACGGTTGATGTTGAGAACTGCGCCACGCTGACTCGCATACACGGGAGACTTCCAGCTGGTTGTTCAACTAACTTTATTCATACAATAAGGTTTAACATTTATGAACACACGAGAGGCGGTGTTTTTCTATGAGAGCCGTACATCCCATGCATAATTACAGGTTAAACCTTCTTTCAGTGATAAAAACGTTTTCCACCTTCTGTTCCTAGTTCGTTTACTCGGGACAACAAAGGAATCCTGGTATTCATTACAGTTTTTACACACCTGGAAAAGCAAAGATTACAAAGTTCATCTGGAAACAAGAGATCGAAGGAAGGTGTAGCGCCACTTGCGCTGGCGGTATGTTTACAATGGACACACTTTCTCATTTTCCCTTCACCCACAGTTGTGTGAAGTTTGATAACAAACATAACGGCTGAAAACACAGGACTTGCTGAAGTACggaaataaaattgatgagAGGCGCCAAGTGAGAAGATAATAACCAGAATAACCAAGAGTTAAGTCGTCGAATTCGAAGCTGCAATTTCCAGTGTCGTCTGACCTCAACTACTGCTTAACGTTAAATATTCATCAaacctttgtttgtttcttcatAGGAGTTCAAAGGGCGAGGGTCCAGTGTCATCGCGAAGATGACAACACTCAAGTGAGTCCCAATTATTGCGATGTCAACACCAGACCAGCAGATTTGATGCCATGCAACCAGGCACCTTGCCCAAAACAGTGAGTATGGATTCTCTCCTAGAATGCACAGTAAAATAGTCGACCACAGTTCAAGGCAACCCGAAGGTAAAGGATGGAGTCATTTCTTTCCCAAGCTTTTTCCCAGCGTTTTTAGGGATCTCGAAAGGATGGATAGTTTCGTCAAAGTTGACGATTTGGCAGAGAATCGAACTTCACTTTCCTGCAGGACGGGCAAATGCGGTAACACTAGAGAACCAGTGTGGGTATGATATTTTCTCCAGGCAGAAATCAAAATGTGCGCTgcaatcctttctttttttattttgatgaacattaatcaattttcatttcgttGCCTTTATGAAAATCTTTTAGATTTGTACATGGTGTCTGGAGCCCATGTTCAGAAAAATGTGGAGGCGGTCAACAGTATCGAAACCTGACATGCGTACAGGTTGTTTCTAAGAACGACACGCACGTGTTACCTGACTCGGAATGCTCGCACCTATCGAAGCCAGCGGCAATACAACAATGCAATAATCTAGATTGCTTGCCCGAGTGGTACACGGGAAACTGGACACAGGTTGGAATATTCCCGAGTTCTCTTCCattgtttgtgtgtgtgtgtgttttttttgtatatgCTAAGCagcatttttgttctttttgtagACTTATACTTATTAACAAATTGTGCCTCattaataacaaataataattttattagtttCTACATTACCATGACGCAATGATctaatgcgctttacaacactttttatgggggactttgccagactgctttatggcgccGTTCTTAATCTTAAATCTAGCCAGTAGAGTTCATAGATGCCCCCATAACAGAATGagtaaatgaaattaacaattaataCAAATCAAGTTAAAgtgaaatgttggtttttgagtaGAGGGGAAACCTGAGCACCCGAAGAAAACCTCTccgtgcagagtagagaaccaacaaac is a window from the Acropora palmata chromosome 14, jaAcrPala1.3, whole genome shotgun sequence genome containing:
- the LOC141865815 gene encoding A disintegrin and metalloproteinase with thrombospondin motifs 1-like, whose translation is MMKLHLLLLLYCSCLNEVTNSAKQDLHTILSREDLRRFLDAESPDSVPDYDVTQVIHRRTKRSTHTSQKNLLLAAFGKDIELTLQRNRNIISKNGLTVERRTHEGLLSKETHFPKGKFYVGHTNSGLESHVALRETVRKGELRGTILMDGHIYQMKPLTDDVHKRASLNGSGYHVISRRSLKSTFGVKSKTSPILVKDEQIQLDAKTAKRDSNNSGLVYIEAMLTADQTTCHYYDDETLDYLLDIANLVSRLYKHASIGLNVNWALVKVFLVEGFDPLLDIATNHIRGAGQFLDKFQQWSSEQNTPQGTKGHFDVAALLTRRICGLEHCDLDGLAVLNSPCSDSGVSINEARGLAAAFTVAHEMAHNLGVGHDNGQDCAQGYIMNRIQSSGPNAFRWSPCSRQRMQQIFTANPCFHNKPPLQRKMLPIPPGYTKNRDKQCEMAHGPEYRVCTIPSLLVSCGLLYCATKAGGSCFAHGAPVAEGTVCGHRKWCIAGECSDVGSNLPPPQDGMWGPWSNYSACSRTCGGGIRYRSRKCNNPELKYFGKDCVGSSRGHYAMCNTKDCATGNFRQEQCEEHNTVSKKYKAHQGKGFDKCKLACVSGWNGYFFGNVKDSTRCGQGPFVYDVCVEGKCNKVGCDWQFGSEKVYDRCLLCGGNGSLCALTEATYTKNYRVYGPDNGDTMVIIPKGATNIEIREKANTRNYLTVVSNQTGQYYVRVTASSGTYYGAGTTISYSQGRPGDPEKISIRGPTNEALQAKFVYSGQQRNPGIHYSFYTPGKAKITKFIWKQEIEGRCSATCAGGVQRARVQCHREDDNTQVSPNYCDVNTRPADLMPCNQAPCPKQFVHGVWSPCSEKCGGGQQYRNLTCVQVVSKNDTHVLPDSECSHLSKPAAIQQCNNLDCLPEWYTGNWTQCSALCGVGTRYRQVGCRKKLGNGRWVMLARSKCNDFGSQKPDNASQCNAGPCFKWKVNYPCATCGDSDEMSYVPVGCFHDSRVGSRPLPELISSYRHNIEWGNINAIVGYCAHDTWKRQYPVFGVQFYAECWSGPFGHLTYDKDGFSWNGCWEGVGKAWNNFVYSFKNLVVEPIVDCINTITNQPVSRNNCSSPMPQARMKLCSHVCSNATGT